A single genomic interval of Noviherbaspirillum saxi harbors:
- a CDS encoding MFS transporter, whose translation MDKSLLTRLLWARGLRAFADGYVSLLLPVYLMSLGMGPFEVGAIATATLLGSGALTLVVGLHAWRFHYRTLLLAASVLMAATGIGFAAIQDFWPLLVVAIVGTLNPSSGDVSVFLPLEHALLSRSVQDADRTAAFARYSLTGSLLAALGSLAAALPDHASSWLHTDKQFAMQMMFVLYGAIGMVCGLIYRTAPLRLESQLQTKPAPLHKSKRIVYTLAALFSLDSFGGGFVVQSLIALWLYQRFDLSMTVAGTIFFWTGLFSAFSYLVAVRFAKRFGLVNTMVFTHLPANIFLVLVPFMPTLGWAIALLCARSALSQMDVPTRSSYVMAIVSPDERAAAASVTAVPRSLASAVSPLFAGYMLAISAFGWPLVIAGTIKVIYDLLLLGMCRKVPPPEEQES comes from the coding sequence GGACCGTTCGAGGTCGGGGCTATCGCCACTGCGACCTTGCTGGGTTCCGGCGCCCTCACTCTCGTGGTCGGACTGCATGCGTGGCGCTTTCACTATCGCACCTTGCTGCTGGCCGCATCCGTATTAATGGCCGCAACTGGCATCGGGTTTGCGGCAATTCAGGATTTTTGGCCCTTACTGGTCGTTGCGATCGTTGGCACACTTAACCCCTCCAGCGGAGACGTCAGTGTTTTTCTTCCACTGGAGCACGCATTATTGTCGAGATCAGTACAAGACGCTGACCGTACAGCAGCCTTTGCACGGTATAGCTTGACCGGTTCACTACTGGCAGCGTTAGGCTCCCTTGCGGCTGCGCTACCGGACCATGCCTCGTCATGGCTGCATACGGACAAGCAGTTCGCCATGCAGATGATGTTTGTCCTCTATGGCGCAATTGGCATGGTTTGCGGGCTCATTTACCGGACGGCGCCGCTCCGGCTGGAATCCCAACTGCAAACCAAACCTGCGCCTCTGCACAAATCGAAGCGGATCGTCTATACCTTGGCTGCGCTATTCAGCCTGGACTCTTTCGGCGGCGGATTTGTCGTCCAATCACTCATTGCTTTGTGGCTTTACCAGCGATTTGATCTGTCAATGACGGTAGCCGGCACTATCTTTTTTTGGACCGGCTTGTTCTCTGCATTTTCCTACCTGGTTGCGGTACGCTTTGCCAAGCGCTTTGGCTTGGTCAATACGATGGTGTTCACCCATCTGCCAGCCAACATCTTTTTGGTACTGGTGCCGTTCATGCCAACCTTGGGTTGGGCGATTGCGCTGCTGTGCGCCAGAAGCGCACTAAGTCAGATGGATGTTCCCACCCGTAGTTCCTACGTGATGGCCATCGTATCTCCTGACGAGCGCGCTGCTGCAGCCAGTGTAACGGCGGTCCCCAGAAGCTTGGCCTCGGCTGTTAGCCCCCTGTTTGCTGGCTACATGCTGGCAATCTCAGCTTTTGGCTGGCCTTTGGTCATCGCGGGCACAATAAAAGTAATTTATGACCTGCTCCTGCTCGGCATGTGCCGTAAGGTTCCACCACCGGAAGAACAAGAGTCCTGA
- a CDS encoding glutathione S-transferase family protein, which produces MTITITAFEQSPDGGQGLARDTRVRWALEEVGQPYEVRLVSFRAMKEPAHLTLHPFGQIPTYEEGDLALFETGSIVFHIGERHAGLLPDDANARARAITWMFAALNTVEPTILELATARLLEGDKPWYEERLPLVEDRVRSRLNQLSARLGGADWLDGAFSAGDLMMVSVLLRLKSSGILNEFPNLAGYVVRGEARAAYKRAFAAQLAINTAKRPTG; this is translated from the coding sequence ATGACCATCACCATTACCGCCTTTGAACAGTCACCCGATGGAGGCCAGGGACTGGCGCGTGATACGCGCGTTCGCTGGGCGCTTGAAGAAGTAGGCCAACCTTACGAGGTTCGCCTTGTTTCGTTCCGTGCGATGAAGGAACCCGCGCATCTGACGCTTCATCCTTTCGGGCAGATTCCAACCTATGAGGAAGGCGATCTCGCCCTGTTCGAGACAGGGTCGATCGTCTTCCATATCGGCGAGCGTCATGCGGGTCTGCTGCCGGACGATGCCAATGCGCGGGCGCGCGCGATCACATGGATGTTTGCTGCGCTCAACACGGTGGAGCCGACGATCCTTGAACTCGCAACCGCCAGACTGCTGGAAGGCGACAAGCCCTGGTATGAAGAGCGTCTGCCTCTTGTCGAGGATCGTGTGCGCAGCCGACTGAACCAACTTTCCGCTCGTCTGGGTGGTGCCGATTGGCTCGACGGTGCGTTCAGCGCGGGTGACCTGATGATGGTGTCGGTGCTGCTCAGGCTGAAATCGTCGGGCATTCTAAATGAATTTCCAAACTTGGCCGGCTATGTCGTCCGCGGTGAAGCGCGGGCCGCCTACAAGCGGGCTTTCGCCGCACAATTGGCGATCAACACCGCCAAGCGACCGACCGGTTGA
- a CDS encoding group II intron maturase-specific domain-containing protein, which yields MADQAIFKLKDKVRVLTRRTRGHRLADIIAELRETLLGWKAYFGIA from the coding sequence GTGGCGGATCAGGCAATCTTCAAGCTCAAGGACAAGGTGCGCGTGCTCACCCGCCGTACAAGAGGCCACCGTTTGGCTGATATCATCGCAGAGCTGAGAGAAACCCTGCTTGGCTGGAAAGCGTATTTCGGCATTGCCTAG